From Candidatus Dadabacteria bacterium, the proteins below share one genomic window:
- a CDS encoding AAA family ATPase produces the protein MTEQDKIKISVENYGPIAEAKDIEIGPLTVFVGPSNTGKSYLAVLIYALFKCVYGKLWGLSIASAARRHGHFYRDVLEEKHVQQIHDLIDNLEQLSETADFFDLPENLRGWISQLISEYTYEAFHEEISRCTGIIPKENDLISDKFHIDFEDERHKLTIPSLDKIPAMNIKKGHEIPCYIFSLLARIKGMDEEERKADFLVDELLTKTLLSIRTAANPFYLPAARTGIMQSHRAIAATLVHRAPFAALEPVSIPALSGILSDFLSELIQMDISERPEANIYKIAEKMETDILHGTVKLDLSGPSQYPQFSYKQNGLEVPLLRSSSMVSELAPIVMYLKHLVKKGDLLIIEEPEAHLHPEAQREVAKTIVRLIRHGVKVMVTTHSDYLLEQLENHVRVSNLSEERRKALVGDAGLYIEPDEINTYWFQQKEQGTVVKKLQFDNMEGSLSPQDHNQISSALYNETVNILDEIEHLQESKGEYKESE, from the coding sequence AAGATATTGAAATCGGCCCGCTTACCGTGTTTGTGGGACCAAGCAACACGGGCAAGTCTTACCTTGCGGTGTTGATATACGCATTGTTCAAGTGTGTGTATGGGAAGTTGTGGGGGCTCAGCATAGCAAGTGCGGCAAGAAGACATGGTCATTTTTACAGGGATGTCCTTGAAGAAAAGCATGTTCAGCAAATCCATGACCTTATAGATAATCTGGAACAACTTTCGGAAACCGCAGATTTTTTTGACCTGCCGGAGAACTTAAGAGGCTGGATTAGTCAACTAATATCTGAATACACATACGAAGCATTTCATGAGGAAATCTCCAGATGCACGGGAATCATACCAAAAGAAAACGACCTGATATCAGACAAGTTTCATATTGATTTTGAAGATGAGAGGCACAAGCTGACAATACCGTCATTGGATAAGATACCGGCAATGAATATAAAAAAGGGTCATGAAATCCCTTGCTACATTTTTTCATTGTTAGCAAGGATTAAGGGAATGGATGAAGAGGAGAGAAAAGCTGATTTTCTTGTTGATGAATTATTGACCAAGACGCTACTTTCAATACGGACTGCGGCAAACCCCTTCTACCTGCCGGCGGCAAGAACCGGAATCATGCAGAGCCACAGGGCAATAGCGGCTACCCTTGTTCACAGAGCCCCTTTTGCAGCCCTTGAACCCGTCTCTATTCCTGCTTTGAGCGGGATTTTGTCTGATTTCTTATCAGAACTTATTCAGATGGACATATCAGAAAGACCGGAGGCTAACATCTACAAAATAGCGGAGAAAATGGAGACCGACATACTGCACGGGACAGTAAAATTAGACCTTTCCGGCCCCAGTCAATACCCGCAGTTTTCATACAAGCAAAACGGGCTTGAAGTGCCCCTGTTGCGCTCATCGTCAATGGTTTCAGAACTTGCGCCGATTGTTATGTATCTAAAGCATTTAGTCAAAAAAGGCGACCTACTGATAATAGAAGAACCGGAAGCGCATTTGCATCCCGAAGCGCAAAGGGAGGTTGCAAAAACCATAGTCCGCCTCATCCGTCACGGGGTCAAGGTCATGGTAACGACTCACAGCGACTACTTATTGGAACAACTGGAAAACCATGTCCGGGTGTCAAATCTCAGCGAAGAAAGACGCAAAGCGTTGGTGGGAGACGCAGGGCTTTACATTGAACCGGATGAGATAAATACTTACTGGTTCCAACAAAAAGAACAGGGAACGGTTGTCAAAAAACTGCAATTTGACAACATGGAAGGCAGTTTGTCTCCTCAAGACCATAATCAAATATCATCCGCCTTGTACAATGAGACCGTCAACATCCTTGATGAGATTGAACATCTTCAGGAAAGCAAGGGCGAGTACAAGGAATCGGAATAG